From Vicinamibacterales bacterium:
GTAGTAATCCTGCATCGGTTCGATCCACCGGTTATAAATTTCGAAAGCGCGATCGAGGGTCCGGACGTACTGAGCGCGCAGTGTCGTCCCGTTAAGTTCTTCCGGGATTAAGTATTTCCAGTGGCCTTGCGGGCGGTCGGTGTAGGGTATGTAGCGTGTTGATTGTTCGAGATACGCTGCGAGCCTACCCCGCTCCAGCACCTTCGTTAGGAGGTTTGAGGCACCCTCACAGGCGATGTGCGCCCCGCCCAACTGAGCGACCGAGTCATCGCCGTACTCGTGGAAAACGCGTGTGTAGAGTCGCTCGGCACGCTCGACGCCAACATCTGGCGCCTGACGGTCGGCTCCGGAAACTTTGTCGGTGAATTCATCGAGAAACAGTCGACGCAGCGATTTTGCGGATCGCGAGTATCGGGCAAAGAGTGCTCCCTTGACGACGTCCGGTAAATTTGTCAGCGCGAACACTGGTCCCTCGAGATTCGTGAAATACGGTTCGAGGAGCCGTCGTTCCTCTGGGGTGAATGATTCGGCAGATGGGCGTTCGTCGGGCACGCCGTATAATAGTCGGGCGGTGCGAGGTTCCGTCAACCTTCCTTCCTCCCCGCGCTAGGTCATGGGTAGTAGCTTTCATCACTCAATCGACGTCAGGTTTCGAGATTGTGATGAGTTTGGCCACGTGAACAACGCGGTTTACTTCACTTACCTCGAAGAAGCACGCTGGGTGTTTTTACGCCACTTGCAGGGCCGGTCCCGCGATCACGGCTTGACCGATAGCGACAGAGTGCCGAAGCAGCCGGGAACGATCCTGGCGCACGCCGAATGTGACTTCCGATCGGAGGCTAAGTATGGTGACGTCCTTGATGTGTTGGTGAAGGTTTCCGCAGTTGGGCGTTCGAGTTTCAGTTACGAATACGAGGTCATCGAAAAATCGAGCAGCCGACTGATAGCAACAGCGAAATCCGTGCAGGTGTCCTACGACGCCGTAGCCAAACGGCCGGTCCCCATTCCCAATGCATTACGCGTTGTACTCGAGGAAACGTTACGGTGATTCCGCAAGAGAGGAATGAGTAGCATGAATCAGATCGTCTACATCTTCGGCAAAGACACGTGACCTTATACCACTGCTGCCCGTGAGGACTATGCCAAGCGGAACATTGAGGTCGATTATGTCAACGTTAAGGAGGACGCTGACGGGTTGCGTCGCATGCTGGAGTACACTGGCGGTCGACGTAAGGTTCCAGTGATTGTTGAGAATGACACGGTCACGACAGGATTTGGCGGCACATGAGGGGTATGATGGCTGCCGGTGGCAGCTTTATTATTGGGCGCCGAAGGGATTAAACGGTGCGTGTCTCTGTCAGTCAAGATTGACAGCTGGCGCGCGCGGCACGATAATTGCCGCTCGGAATCTCGGACCGTCGTAATTATCCTCAGTTGGGAGTCAGGCGCTTTTGTTCTTCAGTCGCATTTTTTCGATCCGCAAGGCGTCGTCGTTTACCCTGTTCACTCAGCATTAGTTCTTCCGCCTACGTCGTTACTCTTCTCAGTCATCTCATTCTGCTTCATAAGCTCGGGGTTCCACTTCCATTCTGTGCTAGTGAATCCCGGTTTGTTTCATGACGAGGTGGTATGCACTATGAGCTGATTCCTGCGCACAACCCCGGGTCCTACACCGGGTCTGGTAACAATACCTATCTCCTTAACGGAAAATCACCTGTGCTGATTGATGCGGGCACCGGTGATTCTCGGCATGTTACAGGCGTCGCCGACGCGTTAGTGCAGTCGCCGAGCACTTCGCTAACGAAGGTTCTCGTGACTCATGGGCACGCCGACCACGCTTCCGGCATTAGCGCACTCATGACAAGGTGGCCAGAGGTTGTGGCCGCTAAGATGCCTTGGCCGGAACGCGACGATCGCTATTCGGTGTTCTGGACTCCAATCGCCGACGGTGATTTGATCCCAGCCGGTGATACAACACTCCAGGCTGTGCACACGCCAGGTCATGCGCCAGACCATCTGTGCTTCTTGGATAGCACTTCCAGGGTTTTATTTACTGGCGACCTTGTGGTTAGCGGAAGTACCGTGATGATTCCAGGAAGTTCCGGGGGCGACCTAGTCGCATATCTCGCGTCACTTCAGCGCGTGCTTTCGCTCAAGCCAACCCGGCTGCTCCCGGCGCATGGGCCCGCAATTGACGATCCAGTAACTCTTGTGCGGCACTACCTTGATCATCGCCAATCGCGTGAAGATCAAATCTTGGCGGCAATCCGAGCCGGTATTGACACAGTGGACGGGCTAGTGTCGCGTGTCTATGGGTTTCTGGAGCCGCAACTCATTCCGGCAGCTCATGAAAGCGTTTTGGCACATCTAAAGAAGCTCCGCGTCGAAGATCGAATCCAAACCGACGCGAACCGTTGGACATCGACCTAAGGTTGTTTGTCCGCTGTTGACTGAACGGCATCACGAAGGTCTATATGAACACCATCATCGATTTTATTCACACGAACCGAGATCGTTACATTGACGAGTTGAAAGCCTACCTAGCGATTCCAAGTATCAGCGCGTTACCCGAGCACGCTGCGGACGTAAGACGCTGTGCAGAATGGACGGCGGAAGAAATGCAACGGGTCGGCTTGGATCACGTTCAGCTTTACGAGACACCCGGCAATCCGATCGTTTGCGGAGAATGGTTGAAGGCTGAGGGTGCGCCCACCATTCTTTATTACGGACACTACGACGTCCAACCAGTCGACCCGCTAGAGCTTTGGGAATCGCCGCCTTTTGAAGCCACGGTGCGAAGTGGCGAGATCTATGCGCGTGGCGCAGCCGACGACAAAGGCCAGGTGTTCATGCACCTTAAGGCGATCGAGGCGCACCTGAGACAAACCTCTAGGTTGCCGGTGAACATGAAGATCGTTCTAGAGGGTGAAGAGGAGGTTGGTAGCGAGAACCTTGATGCCTTCATCCGCGATCGGCGTGATGAGTTGTCCGCCGACGTGGTCGTAATTTCCGATTCCCCGATGTTCGATCGCGGCGTACCGTCCATTTGTTACGGTCTCCGAGGACTCACGTATTTCCAGATTGACCTCCGTGGTACGGCGAGCGACTTACACTCTGGCTCGTTCGGTGGTGCGGTTGCCAATCCGGCTTTCGTATTGAGCCAGGTGCTCGCACAGATGAAAGACCGCGGCGGTCGGGTGAAGGTCCCAGGCTTCTATGATGCTGTACGTCCGTTGCGAGAGGAAGAGCGTGCCGAATTCAAGAAACTACCGTTCAACGAAAAGCATTACCGCAAGGAAATAGGGGCACCCAAATTGTTTGGCGAGAGGGATTACACAACGCTCGAACGTGTATGGGCTAGGCCGACGTTCGAAGTCAATGGTCTTCAGTCGGGCTTCACTGGTGATGGAGCTAAGACTGTTATTCCGGCGACCGCGACGGCGAAGGTAAGTATGCGGCTTGTGCCGGATCAGGAGCCTGATACGATCGCCGAACAGTTTGAGGACTATCTTCGCAAAGTTACGCCGAAGACGGTTACGTTAGCCGTTACACGCATGCATGGTGGGAGGCCTTGGATGACCGAATTTGACAATCCTTATGTGCAGGCCGCCGCCCGTGCGGTCGAGCGAGGCTTCGGACAACAACCTGTGTTTAACCGTGAAGGTGGTTCGATTCCGGTCGTGGCGACTTTCCAGGAGGTGCTTGATCTACCATCGGTGCTGTTTGGGATTGGCCTACCAGACGAAAATGCACACGCGCCAAATGAAAGATTGGATCTCGGTAATTTTTTTAACGGCATCATTGCCTCAGCTTGTTTGTACGATGAGATTGGCCAGCTAACTGGTCACGCGGCAACCGCGGAATCGGGTGGTGGATGACACCAGTCGATAGGTTATGAAGCAAGGCCTGTGCTGATGGTCAAAGGTATCGACCTGCAGCGACTAAGAAGAGCCAATATACCTTCTATAACCCTTTAGTTATTCTAAGTAGGGTCGAAGGCGAAGATGCAACCTCAATCTAACAGCAGCGCCGAGACAAACGTTTCTCGGAGAGAATGGTGGCAAGGTTCGCTACACTAACCGCAGTGGTAGTTAGTTCAAACTTGCCACTCGCCTTCGCAACATCTTGATGTGTTCCCAGATCTGCTCGTGTTCCGTCTGGCGATCCACTGGGACGTCACCGTTTCTGGTTCGCCCCGTAATGTGCAGGTATGCTTCGAGGTCTCTCAGGGCGCCCGAGAAGTCTCGCAGGTGATAGGCCAGCAAGCCACGGTCGCGAAGATCGACGGCGCCAGATGGTTTAATGGCGAGGAGTAATTCAGTCACGTCACGCGCCTGTGGGAAAGAACGTAACCTGACGTACATTCGTTTCAAGTTTTCGAGGACTCGGACGATGATCTGTTTATCACTTGCCGGCTTGAGAAGTCGAAGGTCGAATTCGGCGTCGTCACCGAGATGTTGGTGGAGTAGTTCACGGCAGTCACCCTCGGCCATTATCCTGCCGTTATTGGATGGGTCGATGACAAGTGGCATCTGTTTCCACTCCGATGATTCCGCTTGTAATCGTACTAGGAAGTGACTTGGAAAATTGACTCCCGCCGCACGAACTCCAGCTCGTTGAGCCACTTCAAGGAAGACAATCCCTAGTGTTACCGGAATGCCTGTCCGTCGATCGAGCACCTGATTCAGACAACTGTTTCTGGGATCTTCGTTGTCTGCAGGGTTGCTAGTAAAGCCCCGCTCCCGAAACAGGTAACGGCTGAGGATTTCGAACTGCGCTTGCTGAGTTTTGCCATCTCCGTCCGCTAGCCGCTTCCGTGCCTCGCTACCCATGCGGTCAAGACACTCGAGGGATGGCGTGGGGTTGAGGTGCGGGTGTTCGAGCCTGGCGATGAGCAGTGCTGCGCGTGCGAGGTCTGGAGCTTGGCCGCTGACCGTGTCAGCAAACTCGCGCGCCAGCTTATCAACATTGATCATCTGATTCGAAGTCCATGCATTTCTTTAATTATCCCATTCTCCCGGGAGCCGCTCCCCAGCGAGGACCGCTAATGCCAACTGGTTCTCGAGTGGCGGGAACGGGCAGTCGAAGCGCACGTCATAGTAGCAAAATGGGTGATAGGCGGTATTGAAGTCGAGGTCGTAGATTCCCGTTGGTGTCACCACCAGGTCAAGGTAACGTCCAGCAGGATAAGTCTCCCTGCCATTCGTCAGATCGCCAAATGGCACGAACAGGCTGTTGTTGTTGGATGCTAAGACTTCGACAAAAGCTGACAGCGTGACAGGATTTCCCTCGAGTTGAAATTCTAGGACTCCCACGCGGCGCATTGACCTCCGCTTGCCCGTCGATGTGGGGATTTCGAAGATTGTTTGTTCACTGTCAACGCGGAGCGATGCAGGGATTCGGTAATCGACATCAGGTAAGAAGTAACTTAGTGGAAGAAGGTCTTGACGGCGAGAAACAGGGACTGGGGAATCCGCACTATTTTCAAACGCCTGGTCCTTGGCTGTCCGCGATGCGAGGAGTGTGTCGACGTAGGACAGATCATCCGGTGGAGGAGCACTACAGGCGCTCACCGCAATAAGCACGGCCGCACTCCAGGGTGCGGTGGTTGACCCTCTAGTCATTGCTAAGGCTGAGACAATTGCTTGAGCATCGCGGTTGCGACGGACTGCTCTTTGGAGCCTGGTTCGGCCTCGATGGCCATTTGCAGGTATCGCCGCCCTTCAGACTGGTCACCTGCGGCGAGTGCGATCTCGCCCAGCTTGAGAAGAGGTTTGCTCCATGCTGGATCGGTCTCGTGGGCGCGCCAGTACCAGCCGACCGCACGTTCGGCGCCCTCTAAGGCTAATTGTGTTTCGCCGAAGTTGTAAAGCAACTCACGGTTCAGGCTAAGGTCAAGGTCTAGCTCAGCCGCAAGCACGCCCTGATAGGCTTCTTGTGCCTCGGCGTACTGCGCGATGTTGAGGTAAGAATCACCAATTATTAGCTTAAGTGTTGTGAGTGCCGGGACCATTACGGACAATTTCTCGTAGGCGGCAACTGCTTCCAGGTAGCGCTCAGCAGAATATAGCTCCTCGGCCTGTTGCAACTGTTCCTGCAGATCGGTCGACTTTACATTTGCTAAGGCCCCGAACCGCTCACCATAAGCGCCGCGGGCTAGGAACAAATTTATCTCGGGGTTACGGGCTATCTCTCTGACGCGCCGATGCAGTTGTGCTGGTGTGAAGCCAAGCGCTTTCGCAGTGAACATCCAATTGCCTGGCCGCAGGGTAACAAAGCCAAAATTCCCCCCGGAATCAGTTGTAGCAGTGAAGCTACGGTTACCGTTCTCAGCGGTGACTGATGCGCCTTGGATCGGTCTATTGCTCTCGTCGCGCACTGTGCCAACGACTCGTGTTTGCCCAAAAGCTACCGTGCTAGTG
This genomic window contains:
- a CDS encoding thioesterase family protein, which encodes MGSSFHHSIDVRFRDCDEFGHVNNAVYFTYLEEARWVFLRHLQGRSRDHGLTDSDRVPKQPGTILAHAECDFRSEAKYGDVLDVLVKVSAVGRSSFSYEYEVIEKSSSRLIATAKSVQVSYDAVAKRPVPIPNALRVVLEETLR
- a CDS encoding UXX-star (seleno)protein family 1 — translated: MNQIVYIFGKDTUPYTTAAREDYAKRNIEVDYVNVKEDADGLRRMLEYTGGRRKVPVIVENDTVTTGFGGT
- a CDS encoding MBL fold metallo-hydrolase, which gives rise to MHYELIPAHNPGSYTGSGNNTYLLNGKSPVLIDAGTGDSRHVTGVADALVQSPSTSLTKVLVTHGHADHASGISALMTRWPEVVAAKMPWPERDDRYSVFWTPIADGDLIPAGDTTLQAVHTPGHAPDHLCFLDSTSRVLFTGDLVVSGSTVMIPGSSGGDLVAYLASLQRVLSLKPTRLLPAHGPAIDDPVTLVRHYLDHRQSREDQILAAIRAGIDTVDGLVSRVYGFLEPQLIPAAHESVLAHLKKLRVEDRIQTDANRWTST
- a CDS encoding dipeptidase, whose protein sequence is MNTIIDFIHTNRDRYIDELKAYLAIPSISALPEHAADVRRCAEWTAEEMQRVGLDHVQLYETPGNPIVCGEWLKAEGAPTILYYGHYDVQPVDPLELWESPPFEATVRSGEIYARGAADDKGQVFMHLKAIEAHLRQTSRLPVNMKIVLEGEEEVGSENLDAFIRDRRDELSADVVVISDSPMFDRGVPSICYGLRGLTYFQIDLRGTASDLHSGSFGGAVANPAFVLSQVLAQMKDRGGRVKVPGFYDAVRPLREEERAEFKKLPFNEKHYRKEIGAPKLFGERDYTTLERVWARPTFEVNGLQSGFTGDGAKTVIPATATAKVSMRLVPDQEPDTIAEQFEDYLRKVTPKTVTLAVTRMHGGRPWMTEFDNPYVQAAARAVERGFGQQPVFNREGGSIPVVATFQEVLDLPSVLFGIGLPDENAHAPNERLDLGNFFNGIIASACLYDEIGQLTGHAATAESGGG
- a CDS encoding transglutaminase-like domain-containing protein, with amino-acid sequence MINVDKLAREFADTVSGQAPDLARAALLIARLEHPHLNPTPSLECLDRMGSEARKRLADGDGKTQQAQFEILSRYLFRERGFTSNPADNEDPRNSCLNQVLDRRTGIPVTLGIVFLEVAQRAGVRAAGVNFPSHFLVRLQAESSEWKQMPLVIDPSNNGRIMAEGDCRELLHQHLGDDAEFDLRLLKPASDKQIIVRVLENLKRMYVRLRSFPQARDVTELLLAIKPSGAVDLRDRGLLAYHLRDFSGALRDLEAYLHITGRTRNGDVPVDRQTEHEQIWEHIKMLRRRVASLN
- a CDS encoding DUF1684 domain-containing protein; the protein is MLIAVSACSAPPPDDLSYVDTLLASRTAKDQAFENSADSPVPVSRRQDLLPLSYFLPDVDYRIPASLRVDSEQTIFEIPTSTGKRRSMRRVGVLEFQLEGNPVTLSAFVEVLASNNNSLFVPFGDLTNGRETYPAGRYLDLVVTPTGIYDLDFNTAYHPFCYYDVRFDCPFPPLENQLALAVLAGERLPGEWDN
- a CDS encoding carboxypeptidase regulatory-like domain-containing protein, which encodes MRDESNRPIQGASVTAENGNRSFTATTDSGGNFGFVTLRPGNWMFTAKALGFTPAQLHRRVREIARNPEINLFLARGAYGERFGALANVKSTDLQEQLQQAEELYSAERYLEAVAAYEKLSVMVPALTTLKLIIGDSYLNIAQYAEAQEAYQGVLAAELDLDLSLNRELLYNFGETQLALEGAERAVGWYWRAHETDPAWSKPLLKLGEIALAAGDQSEGRRYLQMAIEAEPGSKEQSVATAMLKQLSQP